In one Colletotrichum destructivum chromosome 2, complete sequence genomic region, the following are encoded:
- a CDS encoding Putative nucleoside phosphorylase superfamily — MTDSEGHIAIPSKRTKLSGTGDRIVNSTNKTRNKLARNAYTVGWICALSIEMAAAEAMLDDVHEDLCTNAHDGNGYLLGSMGIHNVAIACLPSGQYGTINATIVGIGGGVPGRFDVRLGDVVVSHPTKTSPGVVQYDFGKTEQNGGFTRQGVLNKPPQELLTAIAKLRSHHGITATVRFKEQTPSKAACTYLGVEQDRLFEADYEHLGDTCINCDPSRLVKRLARLNDSPMVHYGTIASGD, encoded by the exons ATGACTGATTCCGAAGGTCATATCGCCATTCCATCGAAGCGAACCAAGCTGAGTGGCACTGGCGATCGTATTGTCAACTCCACAAATAAAACTCGCAACAAGCTGGCACGCAATGCATACACCGTGGGCTGGATATGCGCCCTTTCGATCGAAATGGCCGCTGCGGAGGCCATGCTTGACGATGTACACGAGGACCTCTGTACCAATGCTCACGATGGAAATGGCTACCTGCTTGGTAGTATGGGTATTCACAACGTCGCCATTGCCTGTTTGCCATCAGGTCAGTACGGCACGATAAACGCAACG ATTGTCGGAATCGGTGGTGGCGTTCCAGGTCGGTTTGATGTACGGCTTGGTGATGTTGTGGTTAGCCATCCGACGAAAACTTCTCCAGGTGTGGTACAATACGACTTCGGCAAGACGGAGCAAAACGGCGGCTTCACTCGACAAGGAGTGCTTAACAAACCGCCTCAAGAGCTTCTCACGGCAATTGCCAAGCTACGGTCACACCATGGGATTACTGCTACTGTCAGATTCAAGGAGCAAACCCCTTCCAAGGCTGCCTGCACCTACCTGGGAGTTGAACAAGATCGGCTATTCGAGGCTGATTATGAGCATCTCGGGGACACCTGCATCAACTGTGACCCATCCCGGCTCGTGAAGAGGCTGGCGCGGCTCAACGACAGTCCGATGGTTCACTACGGTACCATAGCCTCAGGCGACTAA